A genomic region of Ignavibacteria bacterium contains the following coding sequences:
- a CDS encoding endonuclease/exonuclease/phosphatase family protein → MRKFILVYLTIISIGFNSCQAQEKIYVAFWNLENLFDTIDDPSNPGDDEYLPTSKSQWDEVKFDKKLSNLSKIIRSMNDGNGPDILGVCEVENRYVLEELSKRFLKDMNFEIVHFDSKDPRGIDVGLLFKKNKFQVIHSEKIQVPLQGNTRDILYTTLKFKDDTLNIFVNHWPSRRGGELESEPRRIKAATALRNKVDSLLGKNISANIVIMGDFNDMPDNKSILMTLQAIPFDCDNLAPEYTYNLYNTAYKKYSQGLGSYFHQGNFNMLDQIIISKALLDKKKLDYECDSFSIISNELNTTRSGRYKGAPYPTFGSGRYLSGYSDHFPVGASFIYIGKK, encoded by the coding sequence ATGAGAAAATTTATTTTAGTTTATTTAACAATAATATCGATAGGTTTTAATTCCTGTCAAGCTCAAGAAAAAATTTACGTTGCTTTCTGGAATTTAGAAAATCTTTTTGATACAATTGATGATCCATCAAATCCTGGGGATGATGAGTATTTACCAACCTCAAAGTCACAATGGGACGAAGTCAAATTTGATAAGAAATTAAGTAATCTTTCAAAAATCATTCGAAGTATGAATGATGGAAATGGCCCAGATATTTTAGGAGTTTGTGAAGTTGAAAATAGATATGTACTCGAAGAACTATCAAAAAGATTTCTTAAAGATATGAACTTTGAAATTGTTCATTTTGATTCTAAGGATCCGAGAGGTATTGATGTAGGATTACTTTTTAAGAAAAATAAATTTCAAGTTATTCACTCAGAAAAGATTCAAGTTCCACTTCAAGGTAATACAAGAGATATACTTTACACTACCTTAAAATTTAAAGACGACACATTAAATATTTTTGTCAATCACTGGCCATCAAGAAGAGGAGGTGAATTGGAATCTGAGCCACGAAGAATAAAAGCCGCAACTGCATTAAGAAATAAGGTCGATTCACTTTTAGGCAAAAATATATCCGCTAATATTGTTATTATGGGTGATTTCAATGATATGCCTGATAATAAATCTATCCTGATGACATTGCAAGCTATTCCATTCGATTGTGATAACTTGGCTCCGGAATACACCTATAATCTTTATAACACAGCATACAAGAAATATTCTCAGGGATTGGGTTCTTATTTTCATCAGGGTAATTTCAATATGCTTGATCAAATTATTATATCAAAAGCTTTGTTAGATAAAAAGAAATTAGATTATGAGTGTGACTCATTTTCAATAATTAGTAATGAATTAAATACCACACGTTCTGGCAGATATAAAGGGGCACCTTATCCAACTTTTGGTTCTGGAAGATATTTAAGTGGTTATAGCGATCATTTCCCTGTCGGTGCAAGCTTTATTTATATAGGTAAAAAATGA
- a CDS encoding SDR family oxidoreductase: MKHLLITGASGNLGRELIKYLNFDKYEKIYLVVNLEKLNQIDIEKSKFKIFSDFDLASEDSVKQIFNQINVLEHDELFVIHLVGGYTGGKLFWEFDAADLKLMINKNLISSFLISKYTAKKLLNGSGGSIFFISARLSIHYEPKRSVYAISKSALNFLLKVIEIEGNDLNLTVNAAAPKVILTEENKKWIAENEYHKHISPQQLAKQIEFVFQDYQRYNGNIFLVND; this comes from the coding sequence ATGAAACACCTATTAATTACTGGTGCATCAGGCAATCTTGGGAGAGAACTTATAAAGTATCTTAATTTTGATAAATATGAAAAGATATATCTGGTCGTAAATTTAGAAAAACTAAATCAAATTGATATAGAAAAAAGTAAATTCAAAATTTTTTCTGATTTTGACCTTGCATCCGAAGATTCAGTAAAACAGATTTTTAATCAAATTAATGTTCTAGAACACGATGAACTTTTTGTTATTCACTTAGTCGGTGGTTACACTGGTGGGAAATTATTCTGGGAATTTGATGCAGCGGATTTGAAATTAATGATCAATAAAAATTTGATTTCATCATTCTTGATTTCAAAATACACAGCAAAAAAGCTGCTTAATGGCTCAGGTGGGAGTATCTTTTTTATATCAGCAAGACTATCAATTCATTATGAACCAAAAAGATCAGTTTACGCCATTTCTAAATCGGCCTTAAATTTTCTTTTAAAAGTCATTGAAATTGAAGGTAATGATTTAAATCTAACTGTAAATGCAGCTGCACCGAAGGTAATTTTAACTGAAGAAAATAAGAAGTGGATAGCCGAAAATGAATACCACAAACATATTTCACCGCAGCAGTTAGCTAAACAAATTGAGTTTGTATTTCAAGATTATCAAAGATACAATGGAAATATTTTTTTGGTTAATGATTAA